From Sulfuracidifex tepidarius, one genomic window encodes:
- a CDS encoding NAD(P)-dependent glycerol-1-phosphate dehydrogenase: MDLKEHIINLPRKVYIGNNILEELSTYFAQLNLGSPFLFVTGPYVGKSITKKVLESIPQNKEFEVMTVDNATLDDVYNTEETAKRIGAKVIIGIGGGKSIDVAKYAAYKINSEFMSIPTAPSHDGITSPFASIKGLGKAVSVKAKEPVAIVSDIEIISSAPRRLINAGIGDTVGKMVAVKDWKLASKLRGEYYGDYTASLALMSAKHALMCTKIIEKDVQSGVRILMEALITSGVAMGMAGSTRPASGSEHLFAHAIEMMKPDIALHGELVGIGTIMMAYLHGIRWKKIKRALMSIGFPVRARDLGIPDEMIVKALTIAHSIRPERYTILGDRGLTWRSAEKIAQVTGVID, encoded by the coding sequence ATGGATCTAAAGGAACATATCATCAATCTTCCCAGAAAGGTTTACATAGGCAACAACATACTAGAAGAGCTTAGCACATACTTCGCCCAGCTGAATTTAGGTTCTCCCTTCCTTTTCGTTACTGGACCTTATGTAGGAAAATCTATCACGAAAAAAGTATTGGAAAGCATACCGCAGAATAAGGAATTCGAAGTTATGACAGTGGACAACGCTACTTTAGACGATGTTTACAACACCGAGGAAACTGCGAAGAGAATTGGTGCTAAAGTAATAATAGGGATAGGAGGAGGGAAAAGCATAGACGTAGCGAAATACGCAGCGTATAAAATTAACTCAGAGTTCATGAGTATTCCTACAGCTCCTTCTCACGACGGAATAACTTCTCCTTTCGCCTCAATAAAAGGTCTAGGAAAGGCTGTCTCTGTGAAGGCTAAAGAGCCCGTAGCAATAGTTTCGGATATCGAGATAATTAGCTCAGCTCCCAGACGTCTCATAAATGCTGGAATAGGCGATACTGTTGGAAAAATGGTAGCTGTGAAAGATTGGAAACTCGCCTCCAAGTTAAGGGGGGAGTATTACGGGGATTATACGGCATCTTTAGCTCTCATGTCTGCTAAACATGCTCTCATGTGTACTAAGATAATTGAAAAGGATGTACAATCTGGAGTGAGAATACTGATGGAAGCCTTGATAACTAGTGGTGTTGCCATGGGTATGGCGGGGAGCACTAGACCTGCTAGCGGTTCTGAACACCTATTTGCGCATGCTATAGAAATGATGAAACCAGACATAGCACTTCATGGAGAGCTAGTAGGCATAGGAACGATAATGATGGCGTATCTGCACGGGATAAGATGGAAGAAGATAAAGAGAGCACTAATGTCGATCGGTTTCCCGGTTAGAGCTAGGGATTTGGGAATTCCAGATGAGATGATAGTCAAGGCATTGACAATAGCACACTCCATAAGGCCAGAAAGGTATACCATCCTGGGAGATAGGGGCTTAACGTGGAGATCTGCAGAGAAAATAGCACAAGTAACTGGAGTTATAGACTAA
- a CDS encoding RecB-family nuclease translates to MDELYVCIHNVASVQKLIDFAKAVYAFSPPISGLVMSKVGGTAAQAGIPEVMKISYKQGKTVMVLPDLKDVIELIKPDKILLISSFAEKEINQSELMEGKRVLLIFNGIENDFQKTEQAIGNHVKIPYVKSDIGPTGLFIAFIYSSIAAGILKIQ, encoded by the coding sequence ATGGATGAATTGTATGTCTGTATACATAACGTAGCAAGTGTACAAAAACTAATAGACTTCGCTAAGGCAGTCTATGCTTTCTCTCCTCCAATTAGCGGGTTGGTAATGAGTAAAGTAGGCGGTACTGCGGCTCAAGCTGGAATCCCTGAGGTAATGAAAATATCATATAAACAAGGTAAGACTGTAATGGTCTTACCAGATCTTAAAGACGTAATAGAACTAATTAAGCCTGATAAAATATTACTAATATCATCTTTTGCTGAAAAAGAAATTAATCAAAGCGAACTAATGGAAGGTAAGAGAGTTTTATTAATATTTAATGGGATAGAAAACGATTTTCAGAAAACTGAGCAGGCTATAGGCAATCACGTAAAAATACCCTATGTTAAATCCGACATAGGACCTACTGGTCTTTTCATAGCCTTTATCTATTCTTCTATTGCAGCAGGGATATTGAAAATTCAATAA
- the ahcY gene encoding adenosylhomocysteinase translates to MYKVKDISLAEQGSRQIEWAELHMQTLMKIRERMSKEKPLLGIKISAVLHVTKETAVLMRTLHNAGAEVYLAGSNPLSTQDDVAAALAQDGINVFAWKGENEKEYYDAIETVAKISPNLVMDDGGDLHALIHDKFYSPNIIGGTEETTTGVVRLKAMEESGVLKYPVIAVNNAFTKYLFDNRFGTGQSAIDGILRATNIMIAGKVVVVSGYGWVGRGIASRMRGMGARVIVTEVSPVRALEAVMEGFEVMPIREASKIGDIFVTTTGNINVISVDDIMQMKDGAILANAGHFNVEIDVEGLKRASKNVRNIRPFTDEYLLPNGKRVYLLADGRLVNLAAAEGHPSEVMDLSFANQALSAEYIVRNRNLKKAVYNVPDEIDNQVAELKLSVMGIKIDQMTQQQKEYSKQWKYGT, encoded by the coding sequence ATGTACAAAGTAAAAGACATAAGCTTAGCGGAACAAGGATCTAGACAAATAGAATGGGCAGAACTACACATGCAGACCTTAATGAAAATAAGGGAAAGGATGTCTAAGGAAAAACCTCTCTTGGGAATCAAAATATCTGCAGTTCTTCATGTTACGAAAGAGACCGCAGTGTTGATGAGAACGCTTCATAATGCTGGAGCAGAAGTGTATCTAGCAGGAAGTAACCCACTTTCCACTCAGGATGATGTAGCAGCTGCCCTAGCTCAGGACGGAATAAACGTGTTCGCTTGGAAGGGAGAAAACGAAAAAGAGTACTATGATGCTATCGAGACCGTAGCTAAGATTTCTCCAAATTTAGTAATGGATGATGGAGGGGATCTCCATGCCTTGATTCATGATAAGTTCTACTCTCCTAACATAATAGGAGGGACCGAGGAGACAACAACCGGAGTGGTAAGGCTAAAGGCTATGGAAGAGAGCGGTGTCCTAAAGTACCCCGTTATCGCAGTAAATAATGCGTTCACTAAGTACCTCTTCGACAATAGGTTCGGAACAGGTCAGAGCGCAATAGACGGAATATTGAGGGCAACAAACATAATGATAGCCGGAAAGGTTGTGGTGGTTTCAGGCTACGGGTGGGTCGGAAGAGGAATAGCGAGCAGGATGAGAGGTATGGGAGCTAGAGTCATAGTTACAGAAGTGAGCCCAGTGAGAGCCTTAGAAGCAGTGATGGAAGGATTCGAAGTCATGCCTATCAGAGAAGCATCCAAGATAGGGGATATTTTCGTCACTACTACAGGAAATATTAATGTTATCTCTGTAGACGATATAATGCAAATGAAAGACGGTGCGATTCTAGCGAATGCAGGACATTTCAACGTCGAGATCGATGTAGAAGGTCTTAAAAGGGCAAGCAAAAATGTAAGGAACATCAGACCTTTCACAGACGAATATTTATTGCCTAACGGGAAACGTGTATATCTTTTAGCAGATGGAAGGTTAGTTAATCTGGCCGCTGCAGAAGGACATCCAAGCGAGGTAATGGATCTCAGCTTTGCCAACCAAGCACTCTCAGCTGAATATATCGTCAGAAATAGGAATCTCAAGAAAGCAGTGTATAACGTCCCTGATGAGATAGACAACCAAGTCGCAGAACTAAAACTTTCAGTTATGGGAATAAAAATTGATCAGATGACACAACAACAGAAGGAGTACTCAAAGCAGTGGAAATACGGCACATAA
- a CDS encoding zinc ribbon domain-containing protein produces the protein MEKVYSGRYVNLASLAQEINSIFVAEGWESMVQPMMPAMQAGQYADYMIRATKKGHMHHVEEAIVRVAGTPNDFRLVIEEEHMGALGRELLDRKLLKTVDKEINDGLFDMPMMPQQTQPMMPQPQTQAKCPQCGAPLPPGSRFCSSCGAKLM, from the coding sequence ATGGAGAAAGTCTATTCTGGTCGTTACGTAAATCTAGCAAGTCTAGCACAGGAGATAAACTCGATCTTCGTTGCAGAAGGATGGGAATCAATGGTTCAGCCTATGATGCCAGCAATGCAGGCAGGTCAATATGCAGACTATATGATAAGGGCAACTAAGAAGGGTCATATGCATCACGTAGAAGAAGCGATAGTAAGGGTAGCCGGAACTCCTAATGACTTCAGGCTTGTAATTGAGGAAGAGCATATGGGCGCTTTAGGGCGCGAATTGCTCGATAGAAAATTGTTGAAGACAGTAGATAAGGAAATAAATGACGGGCTATTCGACATGCCAATGATGCCCCAACAGACTCAACCAATGATGCCCCAACCGCAGACTCAGGCTAAGTGCCCTCAGTGTGGAGCCCCACTTCCTCCTGGATCTAGGTTCTGTAGCTCCTGCGGAGCTAAACTCATGTAG
- a CDS encoding FKBP-type peptidyl-prolyl cis-trans isomerase translates to MFKDKDFLLIDYTEKVKDSGEVIDTTNEEEAKKEGIYREDKTYGPTLIILGQGDVVKGLEEALYNAEVGAEKTIEVPPEKAYGTRDPTKIKIVSLSELKRQGINPYPNMVLRLNEGGLATVKSVSGGRVILDLNHPLADKTIIYNFKVEKLIESQEDKVKAILGKWFKKSGEKIGVDMSTEKKVKLTMPKELLLVENIQLLKYVAAKDIVKFVLPEHAVLYEEEFDSSILK, encoded by the coding sequence ATGTTTAAGGATAAAGATTTTCTTCTCATCGACTATACTGAAAAGGTAAAGGATAGTGGTGAAGTGATAGATACAACAAACGAGGAGGAAGCAAAAAAGGAAGGTATATATAGAGAAGATAAGACTTATGGTCCTACCTTAATAATTCTGGGTCAAGGAGACGTAGTTAAGGGGTTAGAGGAAGCTTTATATAATGCAGAAGTTGGAGCAGAGAAAACAATAGAGGTTCCTCCAGAGAAAGCATATGGAACCAGAGATCCAACTAAAATAAAGATCGTTTCGCTTTCCGAACTAAAGAGGCAAGGTATAAATCCTTATCCTAACATGGTCTTGAGGTTGAATGAAGGTGGACTGGCTACAGTTAAGAGCGTAAGTGGAGGTAGAGTTATACTGGATCTAAATCATCCTCTTGCAGATAAAACAATAATATACAATTTTAAAGTAGAGAAACTGATAGAGTCCCAGGAGGATAAGGTAAAAGCAATTCTAGGTAAATGGTTCAAAAAGTCAGGTGAGAAGATCGGGGTAGATATGTCCACAGAGAAGAAAGTCAAGCTAACTATGCCAAAGGAGTTACTTCTAGTAGAAAATATACAACTACTAAAATATGTCGCAGCGAAGGACATAGTTAAATTTGTCCTACCAGAACACGCAGTGTTGTATGAAGAAGAGTTTGACTCTTCAATCTTAAAATAA
- a CDS encoding beta-CASP ribonuclease aCPSF1 has product MNKLASSNRIRIISTIYEGLKELEISRIEFEGPEIAIYVKKPAMAQEKIDLVRKIAKELKKRLVIKADPSVRKDKDETKEIIKNEVPQEAQISDIKFDDDLGEVLIKAKKPGLVIGKGGSIQQRIFSDTFWRAVIIREPPIRSRILDNIMEHLYSETEYRSDILHSFGERIHRELLFKDRYVRITALGGFMEVGRSAVLVETPESKVLLDVGLNPSVNGGEKLFPKLDIDQVDLEDIDAVVITHAHMDHSGMIPYLFKYGYEGPVYTTSPTRDIMALMQLDGLDIAEKEGRPGPYSAKEVRKELLHTITLDYEEVTDIAPDIRLTFYNAGHILGSAMAHLHIGDGTHNIVYSGDFKYARTRLLDRANSDFPKVDTLIMETTYGVQEQSNREESEAQLMNVINNTLSRGGRVLIPVLAVGRGQEIMLIINYMMKNKMIQQAPIYVTGLVDEVTAIHNAYPEMLSREVREEILYKDENPFTSELFKRIDGFKEDIATGEPSIILATSGMLNGGPAVEFFKTMAPDPKNTIIFVSYQAQGTLGRKVRDGQSPVSIINRDGRVENIEVRMERKVIDGFSGHSDRNQLVSFLRNINPRPRNVILNHGEAESISRFSSFIRSDRGRIGYRPNVYTPSILDSLRVA; this is encoded by the coding sequence GTGAATAAGTTGGCTTCAAGCAACAGAATAAGGATAATATCAACTATATATGAAGGGCTTAAAGAGCTCGAGATATCTAGGATTGAGTTTGAAGGTCCTGAGATAGCAATATACGTAAAGAAACCCGCAATGGCACAAGAAAAGATCGACCTGGTTAGGAAAATAGCAAAAGAGCTTAAAAAAAGGCTAGTAATAAAGGCAGACCCTTCTGTTAGAAAGGATAAAGATGAGACTAAGGAAATAATAAAGAACGAAGTCCCACAAGAGGCTCAAATATCTGACATCAAGTTCGATGACGACCTTGGAGAAGTTCTGATTAAGGCTAAGAAACCTGGGCTCGTAATAGGGAAAGGCGGTTCCATACAGCAGAGAATATTTTCTGACACTTTCTGGAGAGCAGTGATAATTAGGGAACCACCCATCAGATCAAGGATTCTAGATAATATTATGGAGCATTTATATAGTGAAACTGAATATAGATCCGATATACTACACTCATTTGGAGAAAGAATACATAGAGAACTTCTGTTCAAGGACAGATATGTTAGAATCACAGCGCTGGGCGGATTTATGGAGGTTGGAAGATCAGCTGTTCTAGTGGAGACTCCGGAAAGTAAAGTCCTTCTTGACGTAGGTTTGAACCCTAGTGTAAATGGAGGAGAGAAGTTATTCCCAAAACTTGATATCGATCAGGTTGATCTAGAGGACATAGATGCGGTAGTGATAACCCATGCTCATATGGACCATAGCGGGATGATACCATATCTCTTTAAATACGGTTACGAAGGTCCTGTTTACACCACATCGCCAACTAGAGATATTATGGCTTTAATGCAGTTAGATGGGTTAGACATAGCTGAGAAGGAAGGTAGACCTGGACCTTACTCTGCAAAAGAGGTAAGGAAAGAGCTACTTCATACGATTACTCTCGATTATGAAGAAGTGACGGATATTGCCCCTGACATAAGGTTAACTTTCTATAACGCAGGGCATATACTCGGCTCCGCAATGGCACATCTCCACATAGGAGATGGAACTCATAACATAGTGTATTCTGGTGATTTCAAGTACGCTAGGACCAGACTTTTAGATAGAGCTAATTCCGATTTTCCTAAGGTCGACACACTAATTATGGAAACGACATATGGAGTTCAGGAACAGTCGAATAGGGAAGAGTCAGAAGCTCAACTCATGAATGTGATAAATAATACCCTCAGCAGAGGCGGCAGAGTCCTAATACCCGTACTTGCTGTTGGAAGAGGACAGGAAATCATGCTTATAATTAATTATATGATGAAAAACAAAATGATACAGCAAGCTCCTATCTATGTCACAGGACTCGTTGATGAAGTTACCGCAATACATAACGCATACCCTGAGATGTTAAGCAGAGAAGTGAGAGAAGAGATACTTTATAAAGATGAAAATCCGTTCACCTCAGAGCTCTTTAAGAGAATAGATGGATTCAAGGAAGATATAGCAACTGGTGAGCCTTCAATAATATTAGCTACATCTGGCATGCTGAACGGAGGTCCTGCGGTAGAGTTCTTTAAGACAATGGCTCCAGATCCTAAGAACACCATAATCTTTGTCAGTTATCAGGCTCAAGGCACACTAGGTAGAAAGGTCAGAGATGGTCAGTCTCCTGTCAGTATAATAAATAGAGATGGACGTGTGGAGAATATAGAAGTTAGAATGGAGAGGAAAGTTATTGACGGATTTTCAGGTCATTCGGATAGAAACCAATTAGTCTCTTTTCTGAGGAATATAAATCCTAGACCAAGAAATGTTATACTAAACCATGGAGAGGCAGAGTCAATCTCTAGATTTAGCAGTTTTATACGTTCAGATAGAGGGAGAATAGGTTATAGACCTAATGTCTATACTCCAAGTATACTCGACAGTCTCAGGGTAGCTTAA